A single Macaca mulatta isolate MMU2019108-1 chromosome 11, T2T-MMU8v2.0, whole genome shotgun sequence DNA region contains:
- the NOP2 gene encoding 28S rRNA (cytosine(4447)-C(5))-methyltransferase isoform X4, whose translation MGRKLDPTKKEKRGPGRKARKQKGAETELARFLPAVSDENSKRLSSRARKRAAKRRLGSAEVPKTNKSPEAKPLPGKLPKGAVQTAGKKGPQSLFNAAQGKKRPAPSSDEEEEEEDSEEDDVVNQGDLWGSEDDADMVDDYGADSNSEDEEEGEELLPIERAARKQKVREAAAGVQWSEEETEDEEEEVTPESGPSKEEEADGGLQINVDEEPFVLPPAGEMEQDILAGQNLQRVHKRIQDIVGILRDFGAQREEGRSRSEYLNRLKKDLATYYSYGDFLLGKLMDLFPLSELVEFLEANEVPRPVTLRTNTLKTRRRDLAQALINRGVNLDPLGKWSKTGLVVYDSSVPIGATPEYLAGHYMLQGASSMLPVMALAPQEHERILDMCCAPGGKTSYMAQLMKNTGVILANDANAERLKSVVGNLHRLGVTNTVISHYDGRQFPKVVGGFDRVLLDAPCSGTGVISKDPAVKTNKDEKDILRCAHLQKELLLSAIDSVNATSKTGGYLVYCTCSIMVEENEWVVDYALKKRNVRLVPTGLDFGQEGFTRFRERRFHPSLRSARRFYPHTHNMDGFFIAKFKKFSNSIPQSETGNSETATPKNVDLPQVIPKSENSSQPAKKAKGAAKTKQQLQKQQRPKKASFQKPNGTSKGADSELSTVPSVRKTQASSRCQDSSQPAGKAEGIRESKVTGKLKQRSPKLQSSKKVAFLKQNASPKGTDTETPAVLSPSKTQATLKPKDHHHPLGRAKGVEKQQLPEQPFKKAAFQKQNDTPKGPQSPTVSPISSSRPPPAKRKKSQSRGNGQLLLS comes from the exons ATGGGGCGCAAATTGGACCCTACAAAGAAGGAGAAGCGGGGGCCAGGCCGAAAGGCCCGGAAGCAGAAGGGTGCCGAGACAGAACTCGCCAGATTCTTGCCCGCAG tAAGTGACGAAAATTCCAAGAGGCTGTCTAGTCGTGCTCGAAAGAG GGCAGCCAAGAGGAGGCTGGGTTCTGCTGAAGTCCCTAAGACAAATAAGTCCCCTGAGGCCAAACCATTGCCTGGAAAGCTACCAAAAG GAGCTGTCCAGACAGCTGGTAAGAAGGGACCCCAGTCCCTATTTAATGCTGCTCAAGGCAAGAAGCGCCCAGCACCTAGCagtgatgaggaagaggaggaggaagactcTGAAGAAGATGATGTGGTGAACCAGGGGGACCTCTGGGGCTCCGAGGATGATGCTGATATGGTAGATGACTATGGAGCTGACTCCAACtctgaggatgaggaggaaggtGAAGAG CTGCTGCCCATTGAAAGAGCTGCTCGGAAGCAGAAGGTCCGGGAAGCTGCTGCTGG GGTCCAGTGGAGTGAAGAGGAGacggaggatgaggaggaagaagtGACCCCTGAGTCCGGCCCCTcaaaggaggaggaggcagatggGGGCCTGCAGATCAATGTGGATGAGGAACCATTTGTGCTGCCCCCTGCCGGGGAGATGGAGCAGGATATCCTTGCAGGACAGA ACCTGCAACGAGTTCACAAGCGGATCCAGGATATCGTGGGAATTCTGCGTGATTTTGGGGCTCAGCGGGAGGAAGGGCGGTCTCGTTCTGAATACCTGAACCGGCTCAAGAAGGATCTGGCCACTTACTACTCCTATGGAGACTTCCTGCTTGGCAAGCTCATGGACCTCTTCCCTCTGTCTGAG CTGGTGGAGTTCTTAGAAGCTAATGAGGTGCCTCGGCCCGTCACCCTCCGGACCAATACCTTGAAAACCCGACGCCGAGACCTTGCCCAG GCTCTAATCAATCGTGGGGTTAATCTGGATCCCCTGGGCAAGTGGTCAAAGACTGGACTAGTGGTATATGATTCTTCTGTGCCCATTG GTGCCACCCCCGAGTACCTGGCTGGGCACTACATGCTGCAGGGAGCCTCCAGCATGCTGCCCGTCATGGCCTTGGCACCCCAGGAACATGAGCGGATCCTGGACATGTGTTGTGCCCCTGGAGGAAAGACCAGCTACATGG CCCAGCTGATGAAGAATACGGGTGTGATCCTTGCCAATGACGCCAATGCTGAGCGGCTTAAGAGTGTTGTGGGCAACTTGCACCGGCTGGGAGTCACCAACACCGTTATCAGTCACTATGATGGGCGCCAGTTCCCCAAG GTGGTGGGGGGCTTTGACCGAGTGCTGCTGGATGCTCCCTGCAGTGGCACTGGGGTCATCTCCAAGGACCCAGCCGTGAAGACTAACAAG GATGAGAAGGACATCCTGCGCTGTGCTCACCTCCAGAAGGAGTTGCTTCTGAGTGCTATTGACTCTGTCAATGCCACCTCCAAGACAGGAGGCTACCTTGTTTACTGCACCTGTTCTATCATG GTGGAAGAGAATGAGTGGGTGGTAGACTATGCTCTGAAAAAGAGGAATGTGCGACTGGTGCCCACAGGCCTAGACTTTGGCCAGGAGGGTTTTACCCGCTTTCGAGAAAGGCGCTTCCACCCCAGTCTGCGTTCTGCCCGACGCTTCTACCCTCATACCCACAATATGGATGGGTTCTTCATTGCcaagttcaagaaattctccaaTTCTATCCCTCAGTCCGAGACAG GAAATTCTGAAACAGCCACACCTAAAAATGTAGACTTGCCTCAGGTCATCCCCAAGTCTGAGAACAGCAGCCAGCCAGCCAAAAAGGCCAAGGGGGCTGCAAAGACAAAGCAGCAGCTGCAGAAACAGCAACGTCCCAAGAAGGCCTCCTTCCAGAAGCCGAATGGCACCTCTAAAGGGGCAGACTCAGAATTGTCCACTGTACCTTCTGTCAGAAAGACCCAAGCTTCCTCCAGGTGCCAGGATAGCAGTCAGCCAGCTGGAAAAGCCGAAGGGATCAGGGAGTCCAAGGTGACTGGGAAGCTAAAGCAACGATCGCCTAAATTACAGTCCTCCAAGAAAGTTGCCTTCCTCAAGCAGAATGCCTCTCCCAAGGGCACAGACACAGAAACACCGGCTGTGTTATCCCCATCCAAGACTCAGGCCACCCTGAAACCTAAGGACCATCATCACCCCCTTGGAAGGGCCAAGGGGGTTGAGAAGCAGCAGTTGCCAGAGCAGCCTTTCAAGAAAGCTGCCTTCCAGAAACAGAATGACACCCCCAAGGGGCCTCAGTCTCCGACTGTGTCTCCCATCAGTTCCAGCCGCCCCCCACCAGCAAAGAGGAAGAAATCTCAGTCCCGGGGGAATGGCCAGCTGCTCCTGTCTTAG
- the NOP2 gene encoding 28S rRNA (cytosine(4447)-C(5))-methyltransferase isoform X2: MGRKLDPTKKEKRGPGRKARKQKGAETELARFLPAVSDENSKRLSSRARKRAAKRRLGSAEVPKTNKSPEAKPLPGKLPKGIFAGAVQTAGKKGPQSLFNAAQGKKRPAPSSDEEEEEEDSEEDDVVNQGDLWGSEDDADMVDDYGADSNSEDEEEGEELLPIERAARKQKVREAAAGVQWSEEETEDEEEEVTPESGPSKEEEADGGLQINVDEEPFVLPPAGEMEQDAQAPDLQRVHKRIQDIVGILRDFGAQREEGRSRSEYLNRLKKDLATYYSYGDFLLGKLMDLFPLSELVEFLEANEVPRPVTLRTNTLKTRRRDLAQALINRGVNLDPLGKWSKTGLVVYDSSVPIGATPEYLAGHYMLQGASSMLPVMALAPQEHERILDMCCAPGGKTSYMAQLMKNTGVILANDANAERLKSVVGNLHRLGVTNTVISHYDGRQFPKVVGGFDRVLLDAPCSGTGVISKDPAVKTNKDEKDILRCAHLQKELLLSAIDSVNATSKTGGYLVYCTCSIMVEENEWVVDYALKKRNVRLVPTGLDFGQEGFTRFRERRFHPSLRSARRFYPHTHNMDGFFIAKFKKFSNSIPQSETGNSETATPKNVDLPQVIPKSENSSQPAKKAKGAAKTKQQLQKQQRPKKASFQKPNGTSKGADSELSTVPSVRKTQASSRCQDSSQPAGKAEGIRESKVTGKLKQRSPKLQSSKKVAFLKQNASPKGTDTETPAVLSPSKTQATLKPKDHHHPLGRAKGVEKQQLPEQPFKKAAFQKQNDTPKGPQSPTVSPISSSRPPPAKRKKSQSRGNGQLLLS; this comes from the exons ATGGGGCGCAAATTGGACCCTACAAAGAAGGAGAAGCGGGGGCCAGGCCGAAAGGCCCGGAAGCAGAAGGGTGCCGAGACAGAACTCGCCAGATTCTTGCCCGCAG tAAGTGACGAAAATTCCAAGAGGCTGTCTAGTCGTGCTCGAAAGAG GGCAGCCAAGAGGAGGCTGGGTTCTGCTGAAGTCCCTAAGACAAATAAGTCCCCTGAGGCCAAACCATTGCCTGGAAAGCTACCAAAAG GGATCTTTGCAGGAGCTGTCCAGACAGCTGGTAAGAAGGGACCCCAGTCCCTATTTAATGCTGCTCAAGGCAAGAAGCGCCCAGCACCTAGCagtgatgaggaagaggaggaggaagactcTGAAGAAGATGATGTGGTGAACCAGGGGGACCTCTGGGGCTCCGAGGATGATGCTGATATGGTAGATGACTATGGAGCTGACTCCAACtctgaggatgaggaggaaggtGAAGAG CTGCTGCCCATTGAAAGAGCTGCTCGGAAGCAGAAGGTCCGGGAAGCTGCTGCTGG GGTCCAGTGGAGTGAAGAGGAGacggaggatgaggaggaagaagtGACCCCTGAGTCCGGCCCCTcaaaggaggaggaggcagatggGGGCCTGCAGATCAATGTGGATGAGGAACCATTTGTGCTGCCCCCTGCCGGGGAGATGGAGCAGG ATGCCCAGGCTCCAGACCTGCAACGAGTTCACAAGCGGATCCAGGATATCGTGGGAATTCTGCGTGATTTTGGGGCTCAGCGGGAGGAAGGGCGGTCTCGTTCTGAATACCTGAACCGGCTCAAGAAGGATCTGGCCACTTACTACTCCTATGGAGACTTCCTGCTTGGCAAGCTCATGGACCTCTTCCCTCTGTCTGAG CTGGTGGAGTTCTTAGAAGCTAATGAGGTGCCTCGGCCCGTCACCCTCCGGACCAATACCTTGAAAACCCGACGCCGAGACCTTGCCCAG GCTCTAATCAATCGTGGGGTTAATCTGGATCCCCTGGGCAAGTGGTCAAAGACTGGACTAGTGGTATATGATTCTTCTGTGCCCATTG GTGCCACCCCCGAGTACCTGGCTGGGCACTACATGCTGCAGGGAGCCTCCAGCATGCTGCCCGTCATGGCCTTGGCACCCCAGGAACATGAGCGGATCCTGGACATGTGTTGTGCCCCTGGAGGAAAGACCAGCTACATGG CCCAGCTGATGAAGAATACGGGTGTGATCCTTGCCAATGACGCCAATGCTGAGCGGCTTAAGAGTGTTGTGGGCAACTTGCACCGGCTGGGAGTCACCAACACCGTTATCAGTCACTATGATGGGCGCCAGTTCCCCAAG GTGGTGGGGGGCTTTGACCGAGTGCTGCTGGATGCTCCCTGCAGTGGCACTGGGGTCATCTCCAAGGACCCAGCCGTGAAGACTAACAAG GATGAGAAGGACATCCTGCGCTGTGCTCACCTCCAGAAGGAGTTGCTTCTGAGTGCTATTGACTCTGTCAATGCCACCTCCAAGACAGGAGGCTACCTTGTTTACTGCACCTGTTCTATCATG GTGGAAGAGAATGAGTGGGTGGTAGACTATGCTCTGAAAAAGAGGAATGTGCGACTGGTGCCCACAGGCCTAGACTTTGGCCAGGAGGGTTTTACCCGCTTTCGAGAAAGGCGCTTCCACCCCAGTCTGCGTTCTGCCCGACGCTTCTACCCTCATACCCACAATATGGATGGGTTCTTCATTGCcaagttcaagaaattctccaaTTCTATCCCTCAGTCCGAGACAG GAAATTCTGAAACAGCCACACCTAAAAATGTAGACTTGCCTCAGGTCATCCCCAAGTCTGAGAACAGCAGCCAGCCAGCCAAAAAGGCCAAGGGGGCTGCAAAGACAAAGCAGCAGCTGCAGAAACAGCAACGTCCCAAGAAGGCCTCCTTCCAGAAGCCGAATGGCACCTCTAAAGGGGCAGACTCAGAATTGTCCACTGTACCTTCTGTCAGAAAGACCCAAGCTTCCTCCAGGTGCCAGGATAGCAGTCAGCCAGCTGGAAAAGCCGAAGGGATCAGGGAGTCCAAGGTGACTGGGAAGCTAAAGCAACGATCGCCTAAATTACAGTCCTCCAAGAAAGTTGCCTTCCTCAAGCAGAATGCCTCTCCCAAGGGCACAGACACAGAAACACCGGCTGTGTTATCCCCATCCAAGACTCAGGCCACCCTGAAACCTAAGGACCATCATCACCCCCTTGGAAGGGCCAAGGGGGTTGAGAAGCAGCAGTTGCCAGAGCAGCCTTTCAAGAAAGCTGCCTTCCAGAAACAGAATGACACCCCCAAGGGGCCTCAGTCTCCGACTGTGTCTCCCATCAGTTCCAGCCGCCCCCCACCAGCAAAGAGGAAGAAATCTCAGTCCCGGGGGAATGGCCAGCTGCTCCTGTCTTAG
- the NOP2 gene encoding 28S rRNA (cytosine(4447)-C(5))-methyltransferase isoform X3 encodes MGRKLDPTKKEKRGPGRKARKQKGAETELARFLPAVSDENSKRLSSRARKRAAKRRLGSAEVPKTNKSPEAKPLPGKLPKGIFAGAVQTAGKKGPQSLFNAAQGKKRPAPSSDEEEEEEDSEEDDVVNQGDLWGSEDDADMVDDYGADSNSEDEEEGEELLPIERAARKQKVREAAAGVQWSEEETEDEEEEVTPESGPSKEEEADGGLQINVDEEPFVLPPAGEMEQDILAPDLQRVHKRIQDIVGILRDFGAQREEGRSRSEYLNRLKKDLATYYSYGDFLLGKLMDLFPLSELVEFLEANEVPRPVTLRTNTLKTRRRDLAQALINRGVNLDPLGKWSKTGLVVYDSSVPIGATPEYLAGHYMLQGASSMLPVMALAPQEHERILDMCCAPGGKTSYMAQLMKNTGVILANDANAERLKSVVGNLHRLGVTNTVISHYDGRQFPKVVGGFDRVLLDAPCSGTGVISKDPAVKTNKDEKDILRCAHLQKELLLSAIDSVNATSKTGGYLVYCTCSIMVEENEWVVDYALKKRNVRLVPTGLDFGQEGFTRFRERRFHPSLRSARRFYPHTHNMDGFFIAKFKKFSNSIPQSETGNSETATPKNVDLPQVIPKSENSSQPAKKAKGAAKTKQQLQKQQRPKKASFQKPNGTSKGADSELSTVPSVRKTQASSRCQDSSQPAGKAEGIRESKVTGKLKQRSPKLQSSKKVAFLKQNASPKGTDTETPAVLSPSKTQATLKPKDHHHPLGRAKGVEKQQLPEQPFKKAAFQKQNDTPKGPQSPTVSPISSSRPPPAKRKKSQSRGNGQLLLS; translated from the exons ATGGGGCGCAAATTGGACCCTACAAAGAAGGAGAAGCGGGGGCCAGGCCGAAAGGCCCGGAAGCAGAAGGGTGCCGAGACAGAACTCGCCAGATTCTTGCCCGCAG tAAGTGACGAAAATTCCAAGAGGCTGTCTAGTCGTGCTCGAAAGAG GGCAGCCAAGAGGAGGCTGGGTTCTGCTGAAGTCCCTAAGACAAATAAGTCCCCTGAGGCCAAACCATTGCCTGGAAAGCTACCAAAAG GGATCTTTGCAGGAGCTGTCCAGACAGCTGGTAAGAAGGGACCCCAGTCCCTATTTAATGCTGCTCAAGGCAAGAAGCGCCCAGCACCTAGCagtgatgaggaagaggaggaggaagactcTGAAGAAGATGATGTGGTGAACCAGGGGGACCTCTGGGGCTCCGAGGATGATGCTGATATGGTAGATGACTATGGAGCTGACTCCAACtctgaggatgaggaggaaggtGAAGAG CTGCTGCCCATTGAAAGAGCTGCTCGGAAGCAGAAGGTCCGGGAAGCTGCTGCTGG GGTCCAGTGGAGTGAAGAGGAGacggaggatgaggaggaagaagtGACCCCTGAGTCCGGCCCCTcaaaggaggaggaggcagatggGGGCCTGCAGATCAATGTGGATGAGGAACCATTTGTGCTGCCCCCTGCCGGGGAGATGGAGCAGGATATCCTT GCTCCAGACCTGCAACGAGTTCACAAGCGGATCCAGGATATCGTGGGAATTCTGCGTGATTTTGGGGCTCAGCGGGAGGAAGGGCGGTCTCGTTCTGAATACCTGAACCGGCTCAAGAAGGATCTGGCCACTTACTACTCCTATGGAGACTTCCTGCTTGGCAAGCTCATGGACCTCTTCCCTCTGTCTGAG CTGGTGGAGTTCTTAGAAGCTAATGAGGTGCCTCGGCCCGTCACCCTCCGGACCAATACCTTGAAAACCCGACGCCGAGACCTTGCCCAG GCTCTAATCAATCGTGGGGTTAATCTGGATCCCCTGGGCAAGTGGTCAAAGACTGGACTAGTGGTATATGATTCTTCTGTGCCCATTG GTGCCACCCCCGAGTACCTGGCTGGGCACTACATGCTGCAGGGAGCCTCCAGCATGCTGCCCGTCATGGCCTTGGCACCCCAGGAACATGAGCGGATCCTGGACATGTGTTGTGCCCCTGGAGGAAAGACCAGCTACATGG CCCAGCTGATGAAGAATACGGGTGTGATCCTTGCCAATGACGCCAATGCTGAGCGGCTTAAGAGTGTTGTGGGCAACTTGCACCGGCTGGGAGTCACCAACACCGTTATCAGTCACTATGATGGGCGCCAGTTCCCCAAG GTGGTGGGGGGCTTTGACCGAGTGCTGCTGGATGCTCCCTGCAGTGGCACTGGGGTCATCTCCAAGGACCCAGCCGTGAAGACTAACAAG GATGAGAAGGACATCCTGCGCTGTGCTCACCTCCAGAAGGAGTTGCTTCTGAGTGCTATTGACTCTGTCAATGCCACCTCCAAGACAGGAGGCTACCTTGTTTACTGCACCTGTTCTATCATG GTGGAAGAGAATGAGTGGGTGGTAGACTATGCTCTGAAAAAGAGGAATGTGCGACTGGTGCCCACAGGCCTAGACTTTGGCCAGGAGGGTTTTACCCGCTTTCGAGAAAGGCGCTTCCACCCCAGTCTGCGTTCTGCCCGACGCTTCTACCCTCATACCCACAATATGGATGGGTTCTTCATTGCcaagttcaagaaattctccaaTTCTATCCCTCAGTCCGAGACAG GAAATTCTGAAACAGCCACACCTAAAAATGTAGACTTGCCTCAGGTCATCCCCAAGTCTGAGAACAGCAGCCAGCCAGCCAAAAAGGCCAAGGGGGCTGCAAAGACAAAGCAGCAGCTGCAGAAACAGCAACGTCCCAAGAAGGCCTCCTTCCAGAAGCCGAATGGCACCTCTAAAGGGGCAGACTCAGAATTGTCCACTGTACCTTCTGTCAGAAAGACCCAAGCTTCCTCCAGGTGCCAGGATAGCAGTCAGCCAGCTGGAAAAGCCGAAGGGATCAGGGAGTCCAAGGTGACTGGGAAGCTAAAGCAACGATCGCCTAAATTACAGTCCTCCAAGAAAGTTGCCTTCCTCAAGCAGAATGCCTCTCCCAAGGGCACAGACACAGAAACACCGGCTGTGTTATCCCCATCCAAGACTCAGGCCACCCTGAAACCTAAGGACCATCATCACCCCCTTGGAAGGGCCAAGGGGGTTGAGAAGCAGCAGTTGCCAGAGCAGCCTTTCAAGAAAGCTGCCTTCCAGAAACAGAATGACACCCCCAAGGGGCCTCAGTCTCCGACTGTGTCTCCCATCAGTTCCAGCCGCCCCCCACCAGCAAAGAGGAAGAAATCTCAGTCCCGGGGGAATGGCCAGCTGCTCCTGTCTTAG
- the NOP2 gene encoding 28S rRNA (cytosine(4447)-C(5))-methyltransferase isoform X6, with product MGRKLDPTKKEKRGPGRKARKQKGAETELARFLPAVSDENSKRLSSRARKRAAKRRLGSAEVPKTNKSPEAKPLPGKLPKGAVQTAGKKGPQSLFNAAQGKKRPAPSSDEEEEEEDSEEDDVVNQGDLWGSEDDADMVDDYGADSNSEDEEEGEELLPIERAARKQKVREAAAGVQWSEEETEDEEEEVTPESGPSKEEEADGGLQINVDEEPFVLPPAGEMEQDILAPDLQRVHKRIQDIVGILRDFGAQREEGRSRSEYLNRLKKDLATYYSYGDFLLGKLMDLFPLSELVEFLEANEVPRPVTLRTNTLKTRRRDLAQALINRGVNLDPLGKWSKTGLVVYDSSVPIGATPEYLAGHYMLQGASSMLPVMALAPQEHERILDMCCAPGGKTSYMAQLMKNTGVILANDANAERLKSVVGNLHRLGVTNTVISHYDGRQFPKVVGGFDRVLLDAPCSGTGVISKDPAVKTNKDEKDILRCAHLQKELLLSAIDSVNATSKTGGYLVYCTCSIMVEENEWVVDYALKKRNVRLVPTGLDFGQEGFTRFRERRFHPSLRSARRFYPHTHNMDGFFIAKFKKFSNSIPQSETGNSETATPKNVDLPQVIPKSENSSQPAKKAKGAAKTKQQLQKQQRPKKASFQKPNGTSKGADSELSTVPSVRKTQASSRCQDSSQPAGKAEGIRESKVTGKLKQRSPKLQSSKKVAFLKQNASPKGTDTETPAVLSPSKTQATLKPKDHHHPLGRAKGVEKQQLPEQPFKKAAFQKQNDTPKGPQSPTVSPISSSRPPPAKRKKSQSRGNGQLLLS from the exons ATGGGGCGCAAATTGGACCCTACAAAGAAGGAGAAGCGGGGGCCAGGCCGAAAGGCCCGGAAGCAGAAGGGTGCCGAGACAGAACTCGCCAGATTCTTGCCCGCAG tAAGTGACGAAAATTCCAAGAGGCTGTCTAGTCGTGCTCGAAAGAG GGCAGCCAAGAGGAGGCTGGGTTCTGCTGAAGTCCCTAAGACAAATAAGTCCCCTGAGGCCAAACCATTGCCTGGAAAGCTACCAAAAG GAGCTGTCCAGACAGCTGGTAAGAAGGGACCCCAGTCCCTATTTAATGCTGCTCAAGGCAAGAAGCGCCCAGCACCTAGCagtgatgaggaagaggaggaggaagactcTGAAGAAGATGATGTGGTGAACCAGGGGGACCTCTGGGGCTCCGAGGATGATGCTGATATGGTAGATGACTATGGAGCTGACTCCAACtctgaggatgaggaggaaggtGAAGAG CTGCTGCCCATTGAAAGAGCTGCTCGGAAGCAGAAGGTCCGGGAAGCTGCTGCTGG GGTCCAGTGGAGTGAAGAGGAGacggaggatgaggaggaagaagtGACCCCTGAGTCCGGCCCCTcaaaggaggaggaggcagatggGGGCCTGCAGATCAATGTGGATGAGGAACCATTTGTGCTGCCCCCTGCCGGGGAGATGGAGCAGGATATCCTT GCTCCAGACCTGCAACGAGTTCACAAGCGGATCCAGGATATCGTGGGAATTCTGCGTGATTTTGGGGCTCAGCGGGAGGAAGGGCGGTCTCGTTCTGAATACCTGAACCGGCTCAAGAAGGATCTGGCCACTTACTACTCCTATGGAGACTTCCTGCTTGGCAAGCTCATGGACCTCTTCCCTCTGTCTGAG CTGGTGGAGTTCTTAGAAGCTAATGAGGTGCCTCGGCCCGTCACCCTCCGGACCAATACCTTGAAAACCCGACGCCGAGACCTTGCCCAG GCTCTAATCAATCGTGGGGTTAATCTGGATCCCCTGGGCAAGTGGTCAAAGACTGGACTAGTGGTATATGATTCTTCTGTGCCCATTG GTGCCACCCCCGAGTACCTGGCTGGGCACTACATGCTGCAGGGAGCCTCCAGCATGCTGCCCGTCATGGCCTTGGCACCCCAGGAACATGAGCGGATCCTGGACATGTGTTGTGCCCCTGGAGGAAAGACCAGCTACATGG CCCAGCTGATGAAGAATACGGGTGTGATCCTTGCCAATGACGCCAATGCTGAGCGGCTTAAGAGTGTTGTGGGCAACTTGCACCGGCTGGGAGTCACCAACACCGTTATCAGTCACTATGATGGGCGCCAGTTCCCCAAG GTGGTGGGGGGCTTTGACCGAGTGCTGCTGGATGCTCCCTGCAGTGGCACTGGGGTCATCTCCAAGGACCCAGCCGTGAAGACTAACAAG GATGAGAAGGACATCCTGCGCTGTGCTCACCTCCAGAAGGAGTTGCTTCTGAGTGCTATTGACTCTGTCAATGCCACCTCCAAGACAGGAGGCTACCTTGTTTACTGCACCTGTTCTATCATG GTGGAAGAGAATGAGTGGGTGGTAGACTATGCTCTGAAAAAGAGGAATGTGCGACTGGTGCCCACAGGCCTAGACTTTGGCCAGGAGGGTTTTACCCGCTTTCGAGAAAGGCGCTTCCACCCCAGTCTGCGTTCTGCCCGACGCTTCTACCCTCATACCCACAATATGGATGGGTTCTTCATTGCcaagttcaagaaattctccaaTTCTATCCCTCAGTCCGAGACAG GAAATTCTGAAACAGCCACACCTAAAAATGTAGACTTGCCTCAGGTCATCCCCAAGTCTGAGAACAGCAGCCAGCCAGCCAAAAAGGCCAAGGGGGCTGCAAAGACAAAGCAGCAGCTGCAGAAACAGCAACGTCCCAAGAAGGCCTCCTTCCAGAAGCCGAATGGCACCTCTAAAGGGGCAGACTCAGAATTGTCCACTGTACCTTCTGTCAGAAAGACCCAAGCTTCCTCCAGGTGCCAGGATAGCAGTCAGCCAGCTGGAAAAGCCGAAGGGATCAGGGAGTCCAAGGTGACTGGGAAGCTAAAGCAACGATCGCCTAAATTACAGTCCTCCAAGAAAGTTGCCTTCCTCAAGCAGAATGCCTCTCCCAAGGGCACAGACACAGAAACACCGGCTGTGTTATCCCCATCCAAGACTCAGGCCACCCTGAAACCTAAGGACCATCATCACCCCCTTGGAAGGGCCAAGGGGGTTGAGAAGCAGCAGTTGCCAGAGCAGCCTTTCAAGAAAGCTGCCTTCCAGAAACAGAATGACACCCCCAAGGGGCCTCAGTCTCCGACTGTGTCTCCCATCAGTTCCAGCCGCCCCCCACCAGCAAAGAGGAAGAAATCTCAGTCCCGGGGGAATGGCCAGCTGCTCCTGTCTTAG